A genomic stretch from Helianthus annuus cultivar XRQ/B chromosome 1, HanXRQr2.0-SUNRISE, whole genome shotgun sequence includes:
- the LOC110863935 gene encoding uncharacterized protein LOC110863935: MVRPFIWSVIRNGAQTNAWSDNWCHLSPLRDFITPRHIANAGFNLQSSVADILDANGQWRWPQAWYDTYPVLIGLTIIRDNSQLHDRLVWKDLEGNERQFSSMEVWHAIRLRSNTVSWANMVWFSQCIPRHSFQLWLVIKNKLKTQDRLKVWEAGSETNLRLMCCPLCQRDRDSRDHLFFACNFSSQVWMNVKSLVDMKQVNALWSSVLAWMEQYSSSTNLEHIVSKLVLAASAYFIWQERNNRLFSRMQCSATQVSEKIKSSVRFRLMGFKFKGHSDLNHVLRKWKIPSRASDEDPG, translated from the coding sequence ATGGTCCGCCCATTTATATGGAGCGTCATTCGAAATGGAGCTCAAACGAATGCATGGAGTGACAACTGGTGTCACTTGAGCCCTCTTAGGGACTTTATCACTCCGCGGCACATAGCTAATGCAGGTTTCAACCTTCAGTCTTCGGTGGCGGATATATTAGATGCTAACGGTCAATGGAGATGGCCTCAAGCTTGGTATGATACTTACCCAGTTTTAATTGGCTTAACGATTATTCGGGATAACTCCCAATTACATGACCGATTGGTTTGGAAAGATCTTGAGGGAAACGAACGGCAATTTAGCTCGATGGAAGTTTGGCATGCTATTCGTCTGCGTAGTAATACAGTTAGCTGGGCAAACATGGTCTGGTTCAGTCAATGTATCCCGAGGCACTCGTTTCAGCTGTGGTTAGTGATCAAGAATAAATTGAAAACCCAAGACAGGTTGAAAGTCTGGGAGGCGGGTAGTGAAACAAACCTAAGATTAATGTGCTGCCCTTTATGTCAGCGAGACCGCGACTCTAGAGATCATCTTTTTTTCGCGTGCAATTTCTCTTCGCAGGTTTGGATGAATGTGAAATCGTTGGTGGACATGAAGCAAGTTAATGCGTTGTGGAGTTCAGTTTTGGCATGGATGGAGCAATACTCGAGCTCAACGAACTTGGAACATATCGTTAGCAAGCTGGTTCTAGCGGCTTCGGCTTACTTTATTTGGCAAGAGAGGAATAACAGATTATTTTCCAGGATGCAATGTTCAGCTACTCAAGTATCTGAGAAGATTAAAAGTTCCGTGCGTTTTCGGTTGATGGGCTTCAAGTTCAAAGGTCATTCTGACCTCAACCATGTTCTAAGAAAGTGGAAAATCCCGTCAAGGGCGTCGGATGAAGACCCGGGCTGA
- the LOC110864167 gene encoding uncharacterized protein LOC110864167 — translation MEPVETREDADVVIPREVVKKVQEKFDNVLYGYFLGNRLPFPVVEYYAKNVWAKYGFSKLMMNTNGFFFFKFDSKEGLMKVLEGGPWLIRKMPLFLNIWSPKVSLRKEGIKSVPIWVKLHNVPISVYTDDGLSLLASKLGVPKSLDSYTADMCADFWGRSSYARALIEVSAENELKDHITIAIPKMDEEGYIMERVKVEYEWKPLRCATCCLFGHDETSCSKGDKGKAKQVVIDDEGFVTDRKRVAKQSFPQKKQKPKVIYRPKLNKFGASTSGTKESSGGQPTVKVANKFQVLDMEGDGEGLKDDNKADKSVPSGSHSKNDEVMDQLQTEISDYMCAGMHGSTSEGASTPGTTGVNG, via the coding sequence ATGGAGCCAGTGGAGACACGGGAAGATGCCGATGTAGTTATTCCTAGAGAAGTTGTTAAAAAGGTTCAAGAAAAGTTTGACAATGTGCTATATGGTTACTTCCTAGGGAATAGATTGCCGTTTCCTGTAGTTGAATACTATGCGAAGAATGTCTGGGCTAAGTATGGTTTTTCAAAGCTCATGATGAACACTAATGGTTTCTTCTTCTTTAAGTTTGATTCTAAAGAGGGGCTTATGAAAGTGCTTGAAGGAGGGCCATGGTTGATAAGAAAGATGCCGTTGTTTTTGAACATATGGTCTCCTAAGGTTAGTCTACGAAAAGAGGGTATCAAATCTGTTCCTATTTGGGTTAAATTGCATAATGTGCCAATTTCGGTATACACGGATGATGGGTTAAGTTTACTGGCTTCAAAGTTGGGGGTTCCAAAGAGTTTAGATTCGTATACGGCGGATATGTGTGCTGATTTTTGGGGTAGGAGTAGCTATGCTCGTGCTTTGATTGAGGTTAGTGCTGAAAATGAACTTAAAGATCATATCACTATTGCTATCCCTAAAATGGATGAGGAGGGTTATATTATGGAACGTGTGAAAGTTGAATATGAATGGAAACCGTTACGATGTGCAACATGTTGCTTGTTTGGTCATGATGAGACCTCATGTTCTAAAGGGGATAAAGGTAAAGCAAAACAAGTGGTTATTGACGACGAGGGCTTTGTTACGGATAGGAAGCGAGTGGCAAAACAATCGTTTCCTcagaaaaaacaaaaaccaaaggTTATCTATAGGCCAAAGTTGAACAAGTTTGGAGCTAGTACTTCGGGCACGAAAGAGTCTAGCGGTGGGCAGCCGACGGTGAAAGTTGCAAACAAGTTTCAGGTTCTAGATATGGAAGGCGATGGAGAGGGTTTAAAGGATGATAACAAGGCTGATAAGTCGGTTCCAAGTGGTAGCCATAGTAAGAATGATGAGGTAATGGACCAACTTCAAACTGAAATTTCAGATTATATGTGTGCTGGCATGCATGGTAGTacttctgagggggcaagcactcccgggaCTACTGGTGTCAATGGATAG